A genomic region of Anopheles coustani chromosome 3, idAnoCousDA_361_x.2, whole genome shotgun sequence contains the following coding sequences:
- the LOC131260634 gene encoding ionotropic receptor 40a: MFAASPNAGNLIAVYEKSNQSGMIRGISEMINLLSPKSLVILVQNETKIDRLDKLTVLIHRHSIPTCVYYDLEGYFNLIEENLKQSLETTSLIFCHPEDMLQDIIGRRLAHRLSLFIFYWGASQLPKRLNSALLKEPFRVAVITNPRRNIYRIFYNQAKPNNRGEMLSSNWFDGNDMTFKRVPLLPSPTEVYKNFEGRIFSIPVIHKPPWHFVLYGNTSEMVGDATNSSNSEVGFEMDLERNVTVESDEAYFTVKGGRDHNLMQLIAERMNFSFQYVEPPEKIQGIALSAEDNASFSGALGMLQRREVDLYLGDAAVTWERMKAVEYSFFTLADSAAFVTHAPRKLNEALALVHPFQLTVWPPVIITIFISGPILFLIISTPFRWRRINQPNSRNDLWLRKRARKGKPAFYHLRYIEEMNYTRFATRRIHLMEEKQDYPSLERCIWYTINIYLRQSANIPFDGHLARFFSILLWLCATYVLGDVYSAQLTSQLARPARESPINTLGRLEHRMAADGYQLLVERQSAFHAALVNSTGILQRLYRLTRQRSINDSFLVGSVEEGIRVLQDDPKFAVFGGRETLYFNTKRYGANRFQLSEKLYTRYSAVAVQIGCPFLDSLNDVIMRLFEAGIIEKITIAEYERMFGRQSGGVSHAEETVRSAKSTNSECDAEGIGGKRKSDSNEKLQPMNLRMLQGAFLVLACGHSLGGICLFVERHLIFITRCGMTLSNKCDEGYLP, encoded by the exons atgtttgCAGCATCACCGAACGCTGGAAATCTTATAGCTGTCTACGAAAAGTCTAATCAATCAGGCATGATAAGAGGCATCTCGGAGATGATCAACCTCTTGTCGCCGAAATCACTGGTGATTCTGGTGcagaatgaaacgaaaatcgaTCGGCTCGATAAGTTAACCGTTCTCATCCATCGCCACAGCATTCCGACCTGCGTTTACTATGATCTGGAGgggtattttaatttaatcgaGGAAAATCTTAAGCAATCTCTTGAGACGACTTCACTCATTTTTTGTCATCCGGAGGACATGCTACAGGACATCATCGGTAGACGGTTGGCTCATCGGCTCAGTCTATTCATCTTCTACTGGGGTGCGTCACAGTTGCCGAAGCGACTGAATAGTGCGTTGCTGAAGGAACCATTCCGTGTGGCAGTGATAACGAATCCTCGACGAAACATTTACCGTATATTTTACAATCAAGCCAAGCCGAATAATCGTGGGGAAATGTTGAGCTCCAACTGGTTCGATGGAAACGATATGACATTCAAACGCGTACCGTTGCTACCGTCTCCAACGGAAGTGTACAAAAATTTCGAAGGACGCATTTTTAGCATCCCAGTGATTCAT AAACCACCATGGCACTTTGTGTTGTATGGAAACACTAGTGAAATGGTTGGTGATGCGACCAACAGTTCCAATTCCGAAGTAGGCTTCGAAATGGACTTGGAACGAAACGTTACCGTGGAAAGCGACGAAGCCTACTTCACCGTGAAAGGTGGACGGGACCACAATCTGATGCAGCTCATCGCAGAACGGATGAATTTTAGTTTCCAGTATGTGGAACCACCGGAAAAAATTCAAGGCATTGCGCTTAGCGCTGAGGACAATGCCAGtttttctggcgcattggggATGTTGCAGAGGCGAGAAGTAGACCTGTACCTGGGCGACGCAGCCGTAACCTGGGAACGTATGAAAGCGGTCGAGTACTCCTTTTTCACCCTCGCTGATTCGGCCGCCTTTGTAACGCACGCTCCACGCAAACTAAACGAAGCGTTAGCTCTGGTGCACCCGTTTCAGTTGACCGTGTGGCCACCagttattattactattttcaTCTCTGGTCCGATCTTGTTCCTTATTATTTCAACGCCGTTTCGCTGGAGGCGAATAAACCAACCGAACAGTCGTAACGATTTGTGGTTGCGAAAAAGAGCTCGGAAAGGCAAACCAGCTTTCTATCATCTACGATACATTGAGGAGATGAATTATACCCGCTTTGCGACAAGGCGAATCCATttaatggaagaaaaacaagattaCCCTAGCCTAGAACGATGTATTTGGTATACCATCAACATTTACCTTCGCCAAT CGGCAAACATTCCGTTCGACGGCCACCTGGCAAGGTTCTTCTCAATATTGTTATGGCTATGCGCTACTTATGTCCTCGGTGATGTGTATTCCGCTCAGCTTACATCCCAGCTGGCACGCCCTGCACGCGAAAGTCCAATCAATACCCTTGGCCGCTTGGAACATCGGATGGCTGCGGATGGTTATCAGCTGCTTGTAGAGCGCCAAAGTGCTTTTCACGCAGCCTTGGTCAACTCGACTGGGATCTTACAGCGTCTCTACCGTTTAACACGCCAAAGATCGATCAACGATTCATTTCTGGTGGGCTCAGTGGAGGAGGGCATTCGGGTCCTGCAGGATGATCCAAAGTTTGCTGTCTTCGGGGGTCGTGAAACATTGTATTTCAACACGAAACGATATGGCGCCAATCGGTTCCAGCTTAGCGAGAAGCTGTATACGCGATATTCCGCCGTTGCCGTGCAGATTGGATGCCCGTTTCTGGATAGTTTGAACGATGT TATCATGCGATTATTCGAGGCAGGAATCATAGAGAAAATAACCATTGCAGAATACGAGCGTATGTTCGGTCGTCAAAGTGGTGGTGTTTCGCATGCGGAGGAAACTGTCCGATCAGCCAAATCTACCAACTCCGAGTGCGATGCGGAAGGCATCGGTGGGAAACGCAAATCGGATTCTAATGAAAAGTTGCAACCGATGAACCTCCGCATGCTGCAAGGTGCTTTTTTGGTTCTAGCATGCGGTCACTCTTTGGGAG GAATTTGCCTCTTCGTGGAACGGCATCTCATTTTTATAACCCGATGTGGAATGACCCTCAG TAACAAGTGTGATGAAGGATATCTGCCGTAA
- the LOC131260710 gene encoding alpha-mannosidase 2, translating to MVRIRRKFAFVLCGVAFFVFLVLYMVLNYSVPERATQDLSYLEKKIKQLENGLNKHHQEFGNIRKQIDTIRGAVDGGDDVYGEQSKVLDQAPVLGDREMMKESVIEANGGGAGTCPLRTDVLPQPDIQMLNLYDRVSFENIDGGAWKQGWPIKYNLSEWDSYNKLKVFVVPHSHNDPGWIQTFDEYYERQTKAIFTNMLRHLDENSGMRFIWAEIVYFAHWYDKLAEEQKDIVKRLVKNHQLEFVTGGWVMPDEANSHWYSVLLQLTEGQTWLKTRLNVTPVSSWSIDPFGVSATMPYILKQSGFENLLIQRTHYIVKKNLALKKQLEFRWRQLWDTRGDTDLFTHMMPFYSYDVPHTCGPDPKVCCQFDFKRLPGQGLTCPWNVPPKQISDQNVAERAQTIVDQWRKKSVLYRTRNVLIPLGDDFRYTTSVEWEAQRVNFERLFDYINNEPSLNVEAKFATLQEYFDAVRATSSKSGGMEQFPSLSGDFFTYADVNQDYWSGYFTSRPYHKRLDRILLHYIRSAEMLHAWNTWEPAAEWAPLSDRLEYARQQLSLFQHHDGIAGTAKDHVMEDYAKRMTRALENCKFVMQQAVYRLLTKPSIYQPDPSFHYLSIDDSRTVNGSDSVRPMIILGEELPTKQIVLHNSLAYTRSEVVEFFVGSPFVSVRDGNGGTVPSQVAPVWSWHTRPDGVSQPQPSNTKFRLLFRASVPPLGLSVYTIHSQNSVDDSHGVTYSKVSILSKSPFTVNLASGYPEEIDHAIPREVSLRVGEEGSPSAAFNSKGLLKSITIENNQATVPVHLEFYRYGMQLSQGKSGAYLFHPAGNATVLEYEHPIVLIVKGPLEASITAGLPFAVHQTILRDEALEIRNLIDIGQRDNTEIVMRLQTNINSGNMFYTDLNGMQIIKRKRFQKLPLQANYYPVPSTMYIEDDNYRLTLLSAQPLGGSSLSSGEMEIMQDRRLTRDDDRGLGQGVQDNLPVLHLFRLALEARESCTKPDPDYPTGFLTLPTYMLQQSLLHPLDKFIYNENDWTGLLADGFGTRHEPLERGMEVVAMRELPHVRFGRTTSGHPIGLVIHRTNFEDCGSEANTEGLLNIKKLLNLGDEHDIFTAPLTLLKPQEMVQSDDLTLCPMDAKAYIVKR from the exons ATGGTGCGAATACGGAGGAAATTTGCTTTTGTACTATGCGGGGTCGCTTTCTTCGTATTTCTCGTTCTATACATGGTGCTTAACTATTCCGTTCCCGAGCGTGCA ACTCAGGATCTAAGCTATCTggagaaaaagataaaacaattGGAAAATGGACTGAACAAACATCATCAAGAATTTGGCAACATTCGAAAACAGATTGATACTATCCGTGGTGCGGTAGACGGCGGTGATGATGTGTACGGTGAGCAAAGTAAAGTCTTGGACCAGGCGCCAGTACTGGGTGACCGGGAAATGATGAAAGAGTCGGTGATTGAGGCGAACGGAGGCGGCGCAGGTACGTGCCCTCTCAGGACAGACGTTCTACCACAGCCGGACATACAGATGCTTAACCTGTACGACCGAGTGTCGTTCGAAAACATCGACGGTGGTGCATGGAAGCAGGGATGGCCAATCAAGTACAACCTTAGCGAATGGGACAGCTATAACAAACTGAAGGTTTTTGTAGTACCGCACAGCCACAACGATCCTGGATGGATACAGACGTTCGATGAGTACTATGAGCGACAAACTAAAGCCATTTTCACCAATATGCTGAGACACCTGGATGAAAATTCTGGCATGCGATTTATTTGGGCAGAAATCGTCTACTTCGCGCACTGGTATGATAAGCTTGCGGAAGAACAGAAAGACATCGTGAAGCGGTTGGTGAAAAATCACCAGTTAGAGTTCGTTACCGGTGGTTGGGTGATGCCAGATGAAGCCAATTCCCACTGGTACTCGGTTTTGCTGCAGCTAACAGAGGGGCAGACATGGTTGAAAACTCGTCTCAACGTAACGCCAGTGTCGAGTTGGTCAATTGACCCGTTTGGAGTGTCCGCCACGATGCCGTACATACTAAAGCAGTCTGGATTCGAAAATTTGCTCATTCAACGGACACACTACATCGTCAAGAAAAACCTGGCATTGAAAAAGCAATTGGAATTCCGCTGGCGTCAGCTGTGGGATACCCGGGGCGATACGGATCTTTTCACTCACATGATGCCGTTCTACTCGTACGACGTACCACACACGTGCGGTCCCGATCCCAAGGTGTGCTGTCAGTTCGACTTCAAGCGACTCCCAGGTCAAGGGCTCACCTGCCCTTGGAACGTTCCACCGAAACAGATTTCCGATCAGAATGTGGCCGAACGGGCGCAAACTATCGTCGACCAGTGGCGAAAAAAATCGGTCCTCTATCGCACCCGGAACGTTCTCATTCCGCTAGGAGATGATTTCCGATACACAACCAGCGTTGAATGGGAAGCGCAAAGGGTGAATTTCGAGCGCCTGTTCGACTACATCAACAACGAACCATCGTTGAACGTTGAGGCCAAATTTGCCACTTTGCAAGAATACTTCGACGCAGTACGCGCGACAAGCAGCAAGTCAGGTGGAATGGAGCAGTTCCCATCGCTCTCGGGCGATTTCTTCACGTACGCTGACGTCAACCAGGACTATTGGAGTGGCTACTTCACCTCGCGGCCGTACCACAAGCGTCTGGATCGTATACTGCTGCACTACATACGCTCGGCGGAAATGCTTCACGCTTGGAACACTTGGGAACCGGCTGCCGAGTGGGCGCCTCTGTCAGATCGCCTGGAGTACGCCCGACAGCAGCTGTCGCTATTCCAGCACCACGATGGTATCGCCGGCACGGCAAAAGATCACGTCATGGAGGACTATGCAAAACGCATGACGCGTGCATTAGAGAACTGCAAATTTGTCATGCAGCAGGCCGTGTATCGGTTGCTAACGAAACCTTCCATCTATCAACCGGACCCATCGTTCCACTATCTTTCGATCGATGACTCGCGAACGGTGAACGGGTCAGACAGTGTGCGACCGATGATTATTCTCGGTGAGGAACTTCCGACGAAACAGATTGTGCTGCACAACTCGCTAGCGTATACGCGATCTGAGGTAGTGGAGTTCTTCGTGGGCAGCCCGTTCGTGTCGGTACGAGACGGTAATGGAGGAACAGTTCCGAGCCAAGTTGCACCAGTATGGTCATGGCACACGCGCCCAGACGGCGTCAGTCAACCTCAGCCTTCGAATACGAAGTTTCGTCTGCTTTTCCGAGCAAGCGTCCCGCCACTTGGTTTGAGCGTTTACACAATTCATTCGCAGAACAGTGTAGACGATTCACA TGGTGTTACATATTCAAAGGTGAGCATTTTGTCGAAATCCCCGTTCACAGTGAACTTGGCCAGCGGATATCCCGAAGAAATAGATCACGCTATACCGCGTGAAGTATCGCTACGCGTAGGAGAGGAAGGATCACCGAGCGCTGCTTTCAACTCGAAAGGATTGCTAAAATCAATAACGATCGAGAATAATCAAGCGACGGTACCCGTGCACCTAGAATTTTACCGTTACGGTATGCAGCTAAGCCAGGGCAAGAGCGGTGCTTATTTGTTCCATCCTGCCGGTAACGCCACGGTTCTTGAGTACGAGCATCCAATTGTGCTGATTGTAAAGGGCCCGTTAGAGGCGAGCATAACAGCTGGTTTACCTTTTGCCGTGCATCAAACGATCTTGCGCGACGAAGCCCTCGAGATACGCAATTTGATTGATATCGGGCAGCGAGATAATACCGAAATAGTGATGCGCTTGCAGACGAATATCAATAGTGGAAACATGTTCTACACTGACCTGAATGGGATGCAAATTATTAAACGAAAGCGCTTCCAGAAGCTGCCGTTGCAGGCGAACTACTACCCGGTTCCATCAACCATGTATATCGAAGATGATAATTATCGGCTGACCCTGCTCAGTGCTCAACCGCTCGGCGGTTCTTCTTTGAGTTCTGGCGAGATGGAAATTATGCAGGATCGGCGTTTAACACGCGACGATGATCGTGGGCTTGGTCAAGGGGTTCAGGACAACTTACCAGTGCTGCATCTTTTCCGCTTGGCACTGGAGGCACGTGAGTCGTGCACGAAGCCCGATCCAGATTATCCGACCGGGTTCCTTACGCTGCCCACTTACATGCTGCAGCAAAGTTTACTTCATCCGTTAGATAAGTTTATCTACAACGAAAACGATTGGACGGGCCTACTGGCGGATGGTTTCGGAACGCGGCACGAACCTTTGGAGCGCGGTATGGAAGTGGTTGCGATGCGAGAACTGCCGCACGTAAGATTCGGTCGGACCACGTCCGGACATCCCATAGGGTTGGTGATCCATCGGACCAACTTCGAAGACTGCGGTTCGGAGGCAAACACCGAAGGCTTG CTTAATATAAAGAAGCTTCTCAATTTGGGAGACGAGCACGATATCTTCACTGCCCCTTTGACGCTTCTGAAACCCCAGGAAATGGTTCAATCCGACGATCTTACTCTCTGCCCGATGGATGCCAAAGCGTACATAGTGAAGCGATAG